One genomic window of Biomphalaria glabrata chromosome 9, xgBioGlab47.1, whole genome shotgun sequence includes the following:
- the LOC106050445 gene encoding uncharacterized protein LOC106050445 encodes MSGGDSVPLQNISKGITQSIKDYMNNYENEDLDINIEGESFKCNSFMLASCSKYFRSLLRPNSKEKVEKAINLQNIPLNIFQLILKTLYTGCDLLTKDNVLEVWSAVHQLQIDFLVQHCEDFTLENISLETLEIYKKKAEILQSKRVSEGIFKYMLEHFMTLRSTEAFLRLEFEDLLKLIDSNGLVVTSEDLVLHSVYEWIKFGEILTSTVRNDNSSVTTSPKDISVTEVIAHAPKLEDLCQDKKAINVSAGNVNELKEATEECKLIDASNSFLTQTSVISSANQKEGAPSAPTHQIENQRNVHLLPLLKASRYFLLSEASIANLYRKKEIQNNTQIIQFLFESLAFKKSLHINGYLPTAAFHRDCSPFENVGVVCSGNKIVAYSFAQDSLLQYVRNADVIIMNLQILNNQLYVLANYMSTSEMFCFGNQISVSVLKMAEHTCFSLQHDCSIYIITTPNSLVYRYQPISTGCKVDVDIGPVDFAISFYQDILLFKKETLKTKVRCWDTDKNSLSHLIDLEFSANCMTSFTDDRATYILDRLGRLYEVKQYETIQFTFIERLWSFSCKEINGSVLFRNNLIVCGRFPEEERDINKKPGPFSSLSFLEIPDVNWSSNFITFAVSKRDLYIF; translated from the coding sequence ATGTCAGGTGGGGACTCTGTCCCTCTTCAGAATATTTCTAAAGGAATTACTCAGTCTATAAAGGATTatatgaataattatgaaaaTGAAGACTTGGACATCAACATTGAAGGTGAAAGCTTCAAATGCAACAGTTTTATGCTTGCGTCTTGTTCCAAGTATTTCAGAAGCTTACTCCGACCTAATAGCAAAGAGAAGGTAGAAAAGGCAATTAACTTACAGAACATCCCCTTGAATATTTTTCAGCTGATTCTCAAAACTCTATACACCGGATGTGACTTGTTAACTAAAGACAATGTCTTGGAAGTCTGGTCTGCAGTTCATCAGCTTCAAATTGATTTCTTAGTTCAGCATTGTGAAGACTTTACCTTGGAAAATATTTCTCTGGAAACTTTGGAAATTTACAAGAAAAAAGCAGAGATCCTTCAATCCAAGAGAGTTTCGGAAGGAATTTTCAAATACATGCTTGAACACTTTATGACTCTCAGAAGCACTGAGGCATTTTTGAGATTAGAGTTTGAGGACCTTCTAAAACTTATCGATAGTAACGGTCTGGTTGTTACATCTGAAGATCTAGTGTTACACTCCGTCTACGAATGGATCAAATTCGGAGAAATATTGACTTCAACTGTCAGGAACGATAATTCTAGCGTAACAACGTCACCTAAAGACATATCTGTAACAGAGGTTATTGCCCATGCGCCTAAACTCGAGGATTTGTGTCAAGACAAAAAAGCTATAAATGTGTCAGCTGGAAATGTGAATGAACTCAAGGAGGCCACTGAAGAATGTAAATTGATCGATGCGTCAAACAGTTTTTTGACCCAGACTAGTGTCATCTCATCTGCAAACCAAAAAGAAGGAGCCCCATCAGCACCAACGCATCAAATAGAGAACCAAAGAAATGTTCATCTACTTCCGCTGTTGAAGGCTTCCAGATATTTCTTGCTCTCTGAAGCTTCTATTGCGAATCTCTATCGAAAAAAGGAGATTCAAAACAACACGCAGATCATACAATTTCTGTTTGAATCTTTGGCATTTAAGAAATCCCTACACATCAACGGATATTTACCAACTGCTGCTTTTCACCGCGATTGTAGTCCTTTTGAGAATGTAGGTGTCGTCTGCAGTGGCAATAAAATTGTGGCCTATTCTTTCGCCCAAGACAGTTTGTTACAGTACGTTAGAAATGCAGACGTGATCATAATGAATTTACAAATACTGAACAATCAACTCTACGTGCTCGCTAACTACATGAGTACTAGTGAGATGTTTTGTTTCGGAAACCAAATTTCCGTAAGTGTTTTGAAAATGGCGGAACACACATGTTTCTCTTTGCAACACGATTGTAGTATATACATCATCACAACGCCGAACTCTTTGGTATATAGGTATCAACCCATTTCAACAGGTTGTAAAGTTGACGTTGATATAGGACCAGTCGATTTCGCTATCAGTTTTTACCAGGACATTCTTCTTTTTAAGAAGGAAACATTGAAGACAAAAGTTCGTTGCTGGGATACAGACAAGAACAGCTTGTCCCATTTAATTGACCTGGAGTTCTCAGCCAATTGTATGACAAGTTTCACTGACGACAGAGCCACCTACATCTTAGATAGACTCGGGCGCCTCTACGAAGTGAAACAATATGAAACTATTCAGTTCACCTTTATAGAAAGACTGTGGAGTTTTAGTTGTAAAGAGATAAATGGCTCAGTGCTGTTTCGGAACAATCTAATTGTCTGTGGGAGATTCCCAGAAGAGGAAAGAGATATCAACAAAAAACCTGGCCCTTTCTCCTCTTTAAGTTTTCTGGAAATTCCCGATGTCAACTGGTCTTCAAATTTTATTACTTTCGCTGTTTCGAAGAGggatctatatatattctaa